In Oceanobacillus sp. FSL K6-2867, one DNA window encodes the following:
- a CDS encoding methionine biosynthesis PLP-dependent protein, which produces MTNSRLQTKFVQLGNKSDEKTGAINPPIYLSTAYQHKGLGQSTGYDYTRTKNPTRTILEEGIADLESGDAGFACSSGMAAIQLVLSLFRTGDHIIAPEDLYGGTYRIFEQYADTYQIETTYDTFETIEKTEQLINKRTKALFIETPTNPLMQEIDIPSYAKLAQKHNLLLIVDNTFLTPYLQQPLQLGADIVVHSATKYIGGHNDVLAGLVVAKGAETCEKLSQNHNATGAVLSPVDSWLLIRGLKTLALRVERHEGNAQSIARFLKEHPAVTDVFYPNKGGMLSFSLKEEQWVNPFLSALNLIVFAESLGGVESFITYPTTQTHADIPESERIRRGISNHLLRFSVGLEHIEDLKADLQQALSKFNEEGEK; this is translated from the coding sequence ATGACAAATAGCAGGTTACAAACGAAATTCGTACAGCTAGGGAATAAGAGTGATGAAAAAACAGGGGCAATTAATCCGCCCATTTATTTATCTACGGCCTATCAGCACAAAGGGCTTGGACAATCAACAGGATATGATTATACAAGAACGAAAAATCCTACTCGAACTATTTTAGAGGAAGGTATTGCTGACTTAGAATCTGGTGATGCAGGGTTTGCCTGTAGCTCGGGAATGGCAGCTATTCAATTAGTCCTATCTCTGTTCCGTACAGGTGATCATATCATTGCACCAGAAGACTTATACGGTGGAACCTATCGGATTTTCGAACAATATGCGGACACCTACCAGATTGAGACTACCTATGATACGTTTGAAACAATTGAAAAAACAGAGCAGTTAATCAATAAGCGTACGAAGGCTCTTTTTATTGAAACACCTACCAATCCTTTAATGCAGGAAATTGATATTCCTAGCTATGCAAAATTGGCACAGAAGCACAACCTTCTACTCATCGTTGACAATACCTTTTTAACACCATACTTACAACAGCCACTACAGCTAGGGGCGGACATTGTTGTCCACAGTGCGACCAAGTATATTGGCGGACATAATGATGTGTTAGCTGGATTAGTCGTTGCAAAAGGTGCTGAGACCTGTGAAAAGTTATCCCAAAATCATAATGCTACTGGTGCAGTCCTCTCCCCTGTTGATTCCTGGCTACTTATTAGAGGATTAAAAACATTAGCGCTCCGTGTAGAAAGACATGAGGGAAATGCACAAAGCATAGCAAGATTTTTAAAAGAACATCCAGCAGTTACGGATGTGTTCTATCCGAATAAGGGTGGCATGCTTTCCTTCTCTCTTAAAGAGGAACAGTGGGTGAATCCATTTCTATCAGCTCTAAATTTAATTGTTTTTGCCGAGAGTCTTGGTGGTGTAGAGAGCTTTATTACATATCCAACAACACAAACTCATGCGGACATACCAGAGTCGGAAAGAATTCGTCGGGGAATAAGCAATCATTTGCTCCGTTTCTCTGTAGGTCTGGAGCATATCGAGGATTTAAAAGCAGATTTACAGCAAGCTTTATCCAAATTCAACGAGGAGGGTGAAAAATGA
- a CDS encoding DNA topoisomerase → MGVRLILAEKPSVAKNIADALKIKTKKDGYFEGDNYLITWAFGHLVELYDAKDYDGKMRSWKMDNFPFIPSEFKYKVKSNPRNRARTDGGAAKQLKIIHSLMRRNDVEAIISACDYDREGQLIGDSIIYRGGTKPKAIVHRLLLNEWTQNEVLQGLENLKPNSAMQPLRDAGISRQWADWVIGINLTSVATLKYQQGKSKALNIGRVLLPTLKIIYDRDQEIANFKPEDYFKLTATFQTADNYEYEGIYIVNKEEKFKKKEVLEEVHNLIQNKQAIITDKQVEKKKEFPPFLFNLSNLQGFITSKYKGWTSDKVLKVAQSLYEKKLITYPRTSSIALEESLVAKTAHVLKVHSEELPYKEEIKFMKTKRVFNNAKVESHSAIIPTYVKPKRLSADEGIVYTAIKNRFIMQFMPIAEYEETKLVTKILENDLSGVFHSKGKVQLIDGWKKVEKMQSKDTILPFVSLNDYVQLIRSEVTSHVTKPPKHHTERTLLRVMETCGKSYKEDESEELMGSILTGFSIGTAATRAETIKKLKDVGYITTENKNLLCTELGKRLVETFPVKNLFDLEFTGRLEKALSDIQKGKASKQEFLRLVFHFTTESVETIKCSEDVIINRVTSSHATNEVLGACPQCGGKVTDGFKAFGCSNWKKGCTFAIWKNDKYLASMRKKPTKTMVKMLLKEKKVFVKGLTSKGGKKFNAYLSYEKNSVNDYFSWKMEFSK, encoded by the coding sequence ATGGGAGTCCGATTAATACTTGCAGAAAAACCATCCGTCGCAAAAAATATTGCAGACGCATTGAAAATTAAAACAAAAAAAGATGGCTATTTTGAGGGAGATAACTATTTGATCACTTGGGCGTTTGGTCATCTTGTAGAGTTATACGATGCGAAGGACTATGATGGTAAAATGCGAAGCTGGAAAATGGATAATTTTCCTTTTATCCCTTCTGAATTTAAATATAAAGTGAAAAGCAATCCGCGAAATCGAGCACGAACAGATGGCGGAGCTGCAAAGCAGTTAAAGATAATCCACTCTCTAATGAGAAGAAACGATGTGGAGGCAATTATTTCAGCATGTGATTATGATCGAGAAGGGCAATTGATTGGAGATAGTATTATCTATCGTGGTGGTACGAAGCCGAAAGCCATTGTGCATCGTCTGCTTTTAAATGAATGGACACAGAATGAAGTTCTGCAAGGGTTAGAAAATCTTAAACCGAACAGCGCAATGCAGCCATTGCGAGATGCAGGAATTAGCAGACAATGGGCCGATTGGGTCATAGGTATTAATCTGACATCTGTTGCAACGTTAAAATACCAACAAGGAAAAAGCAAGGCGTTGAATATAGGCAGGGTTCTCTTGCCAACATTAAAAATAATCTATGATCGCGATCAAGAAATAGCTAATTTCAAGCCAGAGGATTATTTTAAACTGACTGCAACGTTTCAGACAGCAGATAACTATGAATATGAAGGAATCTATATAGTTAACAAAGAAGAAAAATTTAAGAAAAAAGAAGTATTGGAAGAAGTCCACAATTTGATTCAAAACAAGCAAGCAATAATTACCGATAAACAAGTGGAGAAGAAAAAAGAGTTCCCGCCGTTTTTATTTAATTTATCAAATCTGCAGGGATTTATAACGAGTAAATATAAGGGATGGACGTCCGACAAAGTGTTAAAGGTGGCTCAATCACTTTATGAGAAAAAACTGATTACATATCCGCGAACCTCCAGTATTGCCTTGGAAGAAAGTCTGGTTGCAAAAACAGCCCATGTATTAAAGGTGCATTCTGAGGAGCTCCCTTATAAAGAGGAAATAAAATTTATGAAAACAAAACGGGTCTTTAATAACGCGAAAGTGGAGAGCCATAGTGCGATCATTCCGACATATGTAAAACCGAAACGACTTTCAGCGGATGAAGGAATTGTTTATACAGCAATTAAAAACCGTTTTATAATGCAGTTTATGCCAATAGCTGAATATGAGGAAACAAAGCTAGTCACGAAAATTTTAGAAAACGACCTATCGGGTGTGTTCCATTCAAAGGGTAAGGTACAGCTCATTGATGGCTGGAAAAAGGTAGAGAAAATGCAATCAAAAGATACGATTCTTCCGTTTGTGAGCTTAAATGATTACGTTCAATTAATCAGATCTGAGGTCACTTCTCATGTAACGAAGCCGCCAAAGCATCATACTGAAAGAACGTTGCTTCGAGTAATGGAGACTTGCGGCAAAAGTTATAAAGAGGATGAAAGCGAAGAACTGATGGGCAGTATTTTAACTGGCTTTAGTATTGGTACAGCTGCAACAAGGGCAGAAACGATTAAAAAGCTGAAAGATGTAGGCTATATAACAACGGAAAATAAAAACTTGCTATGTACAGAGCTCGGCAAACGGCTTGTAGAAACTTTTCCAGTTAAAAACCTTTTTGATTTGGAATTCACTGGGCGTCTTGAAAAAGCGTTGTCTGATATACAAAAAGGAAAAGCGAGCAAGCAAGAATTCCTTCGACTTGTTTTTCATTTTACAACGGAGTCGGTTGAAACAATTAAATGTTCAGAGGATGTTATTATTAACAGGGTAACCTCCTCTCATGCAACCAATGAAGTTTTAGGAGCTTGTCCACAATGTGGGGGCAAGGTGACAGACGGCTTTAAAGCTTTTGGCTGCAGCAATTGGAAGAAAGGCTGTACGTTTGCGATTTGGAAAAATGATAAATATTTGGCTTCAATGCGTAAAAAGCCGACGAAAACAATGGTGAAAATGTTATTGAAAGAGAAGAAAGTCTTTGTTAAAGGTTTGACAAGTAAAGGCGGAAAGAAATTCAATGCCTATTTAAGCTATGAAAAAAATAGCGTCAATGACTATTTTAGCTGGAAAATGGAATTTTCGAAGTAA
- a CDS encoding SDR family oxidoreductase, whose protein sequence is MRNLEGKTAVVTGASSGIGVAIAKQLAKDGVNVVLAARRKDKLEEVVKEINSLGNGQALAIPTDVSQQESVNSMVNQATEAFGNIDVYVNNAGLVGDGIVRNENVQAWDQMIDANIKGVLYGIHAVLPGMLERSSGHIINISSVSGQEVTKSTTVYSATKFAVRAISVGLEKELARTGVRVTNISPGMVVTERNHERLPNDRKPLQTEDIARAVSYALTQPDYVNVNEITVRPV, encoded by the coding sequence ATGCGGAATTTAGAAGGGAAAACAGCGGTTGTAACAGGTGCGAGCAGTGGAATTGGAGTTGCCATTGCAAAGCAGTTAGCTAAGGATGGTGTAAATGTTGTTCTAGCAGCAAGGAGAAAGGACAAGCTCGAGGAAGTCGTAAAAGAGATAAACAGTTTGGGGAATGGCCAAGCATTAGCTATCCCCACAGATGTTTCACAGCAGGAAAGTGTCAACTCTATGGTAAATCAAGCAACGGAGGCTTTCGGGAATATTGATGTATATGTAAATAATGCCGGCTTGGTTGGAGACGGGATAGTAAGAAATGAAAATGTTCAAGCATGGGATCAGATGATTGATGCTAACATTAAAGGTGTGCTATATGGGATTCATGCTGTTTTGCCAGGGATGCTTGAAAGGTCTTCGGGCCATATCATTAATATTTCTTCTGTTTCTGGTCAAGAGGTAACAAAATCAACTACAGTTTATAGTGCTACTAAATTTGCTGTTCGTGCAATTTCAGTGGGATTAGAAAAAGAATTAGCAAGGACAGGAGTTCGAGTAACAAATATTTCACCGGGTATGGTTGTTACGGAAAGAAATCATGAACGCCTGCCAAATGATCGAAAGCCACTCCAGACAGAAGATATAGCAAGGGCAGTTAGCTATGCCTTAACACAACCAGATTATGTAAATGTAAATGAAATAACGGTTAGGCCGGTGTAA
- a CDS encoding NAD(P)/FAD-dependent oxidoreductase encodes MSKPKIVVLGAGYAGLVATRRLSQKLAAEEAEIVLINKHNYHYESTWLHEVAAGTINPNQARFMLTDVVNPKKVRLIYDTVQEVKKDEKRVVLENSEVSYDYLIVALGFVSNTFGIPGMEEHAFAIEDIDSSRLIAEHIEYQFAKYATEENASEDSLTILVGGGGFTGIEFVGELAEKVPQLCKKYDIDRSKARIINVEAAPSILPVFDEDLVTYAKKSLEDRGVEFRIGAPIKECTEEGFIVGDDKELIKAGTVVWTGGVTGNPVLAKSGFEVFKGKVNVDADLRVPGVEDIFILGDCSWTMDKESGRPYPPTGQLATQEGAAAADNIIALLRNEPLKDFVFSNKGTVASLGLSDGIGNVLDGTKLRGKAAAAMKKVVDDRSLFMVGGAKTVLKKGKFRLF; translated from the coding sequence ATGAGTAAACCAAAAATAGTTGTACTTGGAGCTGGATACGCAGGCCTCGTTGCAACAAGACGTCTATCCCAAAAACTAGCCGCAGAAGAAGCGGAGATTGTATTAATTAACAAACATAATTACCATTATGAAAGTACATGGCTTCATGAAGTTGCTGCTGGAACAATCAATCCAAACCAAGCACGCTTTATGCTGACTGATGTTGTAAACCCGAAAAAGGTTCGTTTAATTTACGATACTGTACAGGAAGTAAAGAAAGACGAAAAGCGTGTAGTATTGGAAAACAGTGAAGTATCCTATGACTACCTGATTGTAGCATTAGGATTTGTTTCAAATACATTTGGTATTCCAGGAATGGAAGAACATGCATTTGCAATTGAAGATATTGATTCAAGTCGTTTAATTGCAGAGCATATTGAATATCAATTTGCTAAATATGCAACAGAAGAAAATGCTAGCGAGGATAGCCTGACAATCCTAGTTGGCGGTGGTGGCTTCACTGGAATTGAATTCGTTGGTGAATTAGCTGAAAAAGTACCACAGCTATGCAAAAAATACGATATTGATCGCAGTAAAGCTCGCATTATCAATGTGGAGGCTGCTCCATCTATTCTTCCTGTATTTGACGAAGATCTTGTTACATATGCGAAAAAGTCGCTTGAAGATCGTGGCGTAGAATTTAGAATTGGTGCTCCAATTAAAGAATGTACAGAAGAAGGATTCATCGTTGGTGATGATAAAGAATTAATTAAAGCTGGTACTGTTGTGTGGACAGGAGGAGTTACTGGAAACCCTGTACTCGCAAAATCAGGCTTTGAAGTGTTTAAAGGTAAAGTAAACGTAGATGCTGATTTAAGAGTTCCGGGTGTTGAGGATATCTTTATTCTTGGTGACTGCTCATGGACAATGGATAAGGAATCTGGCAGACCATACCCGCCAACAGGTCAATTAGCTACACAAGAAGGGGCAGCAGCTGCTGATAATATTATTGCATTATTACGCAATGAGCCTTTAAAAGATTTCGTATTCTCTAATAAAGGTACGGTTGCATCATTAGGTCTAAGTGATGGAATAGGAAATGTTCTTGATGGTACGAAGTTAAGAGGTAAAGCAGCAGCAGCAATGAAAAAGGTTGTTGATGATCGTTCACTATTCATGGTGGGTGGAGCTAAGACAGTACTTAAAAAAGGTAAATTCCGTCTATTCTAA
- a CDS encoding VanW family protein produces the protein MRVFLFVLLLIGAPLHVQASPIQIKNKEITLKKVEIEQYGLDIIDASFIDDTKLNKLMDSLEVEVYQEPQNAFFGKDGRIIAENPGATLDRNKFEYLFRELYYSEKDGKLLVPVYRTYPKVDTGLLKEISTKALGSYSTYYNQRNAERSDNIALAAEAINNTVVFPRETFSFNQVVGERTVERGYKKAPVIVKGELAEDIGGGICQVSSTLFNAVDLKGIQIMERYAHSRRVPYVPLGRDATVSWWGPDFVFKNLYNEPILIRASSRNGKMIVSIYSSDTVEYFNGDAE, from the coding sequence TTGCGCGTTTTCTTATTTGTTTTGCTACTGATTGGAGCTCCACTTCATGTCCAAGCCAGCCCAATTCAGATTAAGAACAAGGAGATCACCTTGAAAAAAGTTGAAATCGAACAGTATGGTTTAGATATTATTGATGCTTCTTTTATCGACGATACTAAATTGAACAAGCTTATGGACAGTTTGGAAGTGGAAGTATATCAAGAGCCCCAGAATGCCTTTTTTGGAAAGGACGGAAGAATCATTGCAGAAAATCCTGGAGCCACTTTAGACAGGAATAAATTCGAATATTTATTTAGGGAATTATATTATAGTGAGAAAGATGGAAAACTTCTTGTACCCGTATATCGAACTTATCCTAAGGTAGATACAGGTTTACTCAAAGAAATTAGCACAAAAGCACTTGGAAGTTATTCGACGTATTATAATCAGCGCAATGCCGAGCGTTCCGATAATATTGCTCTTGCGGCTGAAGCAATTAATAATACAGTCGTCTTTCCAAGAGAAACTTTCTCGTTTAATCAAGTAGTTGGAGAAAGAACAGTTGAAAGGGGCTATAAAAAGGCACCGGTGATTGTAAAAGGGGAGCTAGCAGAGGATATTGGCGGCGGAATTTGTCAAGTATCGTCAACGCTCTTTAATGCGGTTGATCTTAAAGGAATTCAAATCATGGAAAGGTATGCACATAGCCGGCGGGTTCCATATGTACCACTGGGAAGAGATGCAACTGTTAGCTGGTGGGGTCCGGATTTCGTGTTTAAAAATCTATACAATGAACCAATTTTAATACGGGCCAGTTCACGTAATGGAAAAATGATTGTCTCTATTTATTCTTCGGATACGGTGGAATATTTTAATGGAGATGCAGAATAA
- a CDS encoding YceI family protein, whose translation MTKTVWTVDQVHSEIGFSVKHMMISKAKGTFDKFDAVIEADVEDLTDAKIEMTIDVNSINTRNEDRDNHLRSADFFDAENHPNMTFVATDIKKTSSNQYDVVGDLTIRGTTKPATLDVTFEGQSKDPMGGATVAGFSGTTTINRKEFGLTWNAAVETGGVLVGEDVKINFELELHKQG comes from the coding sequence ATGACAAAAACAGTTTGGACGGTTGACCAAGTCCACAGTGAAATTGGTTTTTCTGTAAAGCATATGATGATTTCTAAAGCGAAAGGAACATTTGATAAATTTGATGCAGTAATTGAAGCTGATGTTGAGGACTTGACAGATGCAAAGATTGAAATGACAATTGATGTAAATAGTATCAATACACGAAATGAAGACCGTGATAATCATTTACGTTCAGCAGACTTCTTTGATGCTGAGAATCATCCCAATATGACTTTTGTTGCGACAGATATTAAGAAGACTTCCTCTAATCAATATGATGTAGTTGGTGATCTAACAATTCGCGGAACGACAAAACCTGCTACACTTGACGTAACATTTGAAGGACAAAGTAAAGACCCAATGGGTGGAGCAACTGTAGCTGGATTCAGTGGCACAACAACAATTAACCGAAAAGAATTCGGTCTTACTTGGAATGCAGCAGTTGAAACTGGTGGCGTACTAGTTGGGGAAGATGTTAAAATTAACTTCGAGCTTGAACTTCACAAACAAGGTTAA
- a CDS encoding M3 family oligoendopeptidase has protein sequence MQLTLNPRWDLDTLFPGGSESEQFQAYVNHIKEALADLSERVEQFIPQESGYISEFLQIVHKLEKTSKKLREASAFVSCLSAQNVKDEKADILVGQRSALSAKMGIITTKFDQKLIAIPDSDWKTLLQLPELVDIAFVLNENRAAAKENLSEEQEVLINDLAVDGYHAWNQMYGAVVGNMTVKIEENGEHKHYSVGQASNLLTNPDREMRKHVFKRLGDAWEEQAALFSQTLNHLAGFRLETYKHRGWRHVLKEPLAINRMKKETLDAMWTAIINNKKHFVTYLNKKADLLGLEKLSIYDISAPLSKTVKTSSYTEGANYIVDQFQKFSPKMADFAKMAFEKRWIEAEDRQGKRPGGFCTSFPDSEQTRIFMTYSGTSSNISTLAHELGHAYHQHVMNDVNGLNQRYAMNVAETASTFAEMIVADASVKSAQSKEEKRSLLEDKIQRSVAFFMNIHARFLFETRFYEARKQGMVSAHHLNELMIEAQKEAYCNSLEEYDPSFWSSKLHFHITGVPFYNFPYTFGYLFSLGIYAYAKEKGGSFEEDYIALLRDTGRMTVEELAQKHLNVDLTKPDFWENAIGLCVEDVEEFLSL, from the coding sequence ATGCAATTGACTTTAAATCCAAGATGGGATTTGGATACGCTATTTCCGGGAGGAAGCGAATCAGAGCAATTTCAAGCTTATGTTAATCATATAAAGGAAGCATTGGCAGATCTTTCAGAAAGAGTGGAACAATTTATTCCACAAGAATCAGGATATATATCCGAATTCCTGCAAATCGTACATAAATTAGAAAAGACAAGCAAAAAACTGCGTGAGGCTTCTGCTTTTGTAAGCTGTCTCAGTGCACAAAACGTAAAAGATGAAAAAGCGGACATATTAGTCGGCCAGCGAAGTGCTCTTTCTGCAAAAATGGGAATTATTACAACGAAATTTGATCAAAAATTAATTGCTATTCCAGATTCAGATTGGAAAACATTATTGCAGTTGCCTGAATTGGTGGATATTGCTTTCGTCTTAAATGAAAATAGAGCAGCAGCAAAAGAAAACCTGTCTGAGGAGCAAGAGGTACTGATTAACGATTTAGCAGTAGATGGCTATCATGCCTGGAATCAAATGTACGGAGCGGTCGTAGGTAATATGACAGTGAAGATTGAAGAGAATGGGGAACACAAACATTACTCTGTGGGTCAAGCTTCCAATTTACTTACGAATCCTGACCGCGAAATGCGAAAACATGTTTTTAAGCGGCTGGGTGATGCCTGGGAAGAACAAGCAGCTTTATTTAGCCAAACTTTAAATCATTTAGCCGGCTTCCGCTTGGAAACTTATAAACACCGTGGATGGAGACATGTTTTAAAGGAACCATTAGCAATAAACCGGATGAAAAAAGAAACACTGGATGCAATGTGGACTGCTATTATTAATAATAAAAAGCATTTTGTAACGTATTTAAATAAAAAAGCAGATTTGCTTGGCTTAGAGAAATTAAGCATTTACGATATTAGTGCTCCGCTAAGTAAAACTGTAAAAACATCAAGCTATACAGAAGGTGCAAATTATATTGTCGATCAATTTCAAAAGTTCAGCCCAAAGATGGCAGATTTTGCAAAAATGGCATTTGAAAAACGATGGATAGAAGCTGAAGATCGGCAGGGTAAGCGTCCTGGAGGATTTTGCACGAGCTTCCCAGATAGTGAGCAGACACGTATTTTTATGACATATTCTGGTACATCTTCAAATATTTCTACACTAGCCCATGAATTAGGTCACGCCTATCATCAGCATGTGATGAACGATGTCAACGGCTTAAACCAACGCTACGCAATGAACGTGGCAGAGACCGCTTCGACCTTTGCGGAGATGATTGTAGCAGATGCATCTGTAAAAAGTGCACAAAGCAAGGAGGAAAAGCGCTCTCTGCTGGAGGATAAAATTCAGCGTAGCGTTGCCTTTTTTATGAATATACACGCTCGGTTTTTATTTGAAACACGATTTTATGAAGCGCGTAAACAAGGAATGGTGTCCGCACATCACTTAAATGAATTAATGATTGAAGCACAGAAGGAAGCTTATTGTAATAGTTTAGAAGAATATGATCCAAGCTTTTGGTCCTCTAAGCTGCATTTTCATATAACTGGTGTTCCGTTCTATAATTTTCCATATACATTCGGCTATTTATTCAGCCTGGGTATTTATGCATATGCAAAGGAAAAGGGCGGCAGCTTTGAGGAAGATTATATTGCATTATTAAGAGATACCGGCAGAATGACAGTAGAAGAGCTTGCACAGAAACACCTGAATGTTGACTTGACTAAGCCGGATTTTTGGGAGAATGCAATTGGATTATGTGTAGAAGATGTAGAAGAATTTCTCAGCTTATAA
- the thiT gene encoding energy-coupled thiamine transporter ThiT produces the protein MNTKRTLFLVEVAIFTALALLLDILPISFKIWAQGGSVSFAMIPIFIVAFRWGIKGGLLSGFLWGVLQVATGTAYVLVPLQGFIDYAIAFTVLGFAGVFAKKIQGAVKSGETKTYLSYITFGVFVGSGLRFIAHYVAGIVFFGSAVEGQPAWLYSLIYNASYMVPSFILSSVIVFFLFHKQPRTLMNAA, from the coding sequence TTGAATACAAAACGTACGTTATTTTTAGTAGAGGTAGCGATTTTTACTGCATTAGCACTTCTTTTAGACATTCTTCCAATATCTTTTAAAATTTGGGCGCAAGGCGGATCGGTTTCATTTGCAATGATTCCCATTTTTATTGTTGCCTTCCGCTGGGGGATTAAAGGTGGTCTGCTTTCTGGGTTTCTTTGGGGAGTTTTGCAAGTGGCAACTGGAACGGCTTATGTTTTAGTACCGCTGCAAGGATTTATTGATTATGCAATTGCATTTACAGTACTCGGCTTTGCTGGTGTTTTTGCTAAGAAAATTCAGGGAGCGGTTAAATCTGGTGAAACGAAAACATATTTGAGCTATATCACCTTTGGTGTTTTCGTTGGCTCTGGCTTGCGTTTCATAGCTCATTATGTGGCGGGAATTGTTTTCTTCGGCTCAGCAGTTGAAGGCCAGCCAGCTTGGCTGTATTCATTAATTTATAATGCATCATACATGGTTCCTTCATTTATTCTCAGTTCTGTAATTGTATTTTTCTTGTTCCATAAGCAGCCACGAACATTAATGAACGCTGCATAA
- a CDS encoding general stress protein produces MKPYVREYVDETQIKLDINKLKARGITKEDIYILTHDDERTGRIADGADANTIGMKEMDFSSAVGNMFNSQGDELRNKLKEIGVSSVEAENYEEDLDDGKILLIVTNHDLVDQMLA; encoded by the coding sequence ATGAAACCATATGTAAGAGAATATGTAGATGAAACCCAAATTAAACTTGATATTAACAAATTAAAGGCAAGAGGTATAACGAAAGAGGATATTTATATCCTTACACACGACGATGAAAGAACTGGTCGAATAGCTGACGGAGCTGACGCAAATACCATTGGAATGAAAGAAATGGATTTTTCAAGTGCTGTTGGAAATATGTTTAACAGTCAAGGTGATGAATTACGAAACAAGCTAAAAGAAATTGGTGTTTCTTCTGTAGAGGCAGAAAATTATGAAGAGGACTTAGATGACGGCAAAATTCTTCTTATCGTTACTAACCATGATTTGGTTGATCAAATGCTCGCTTAA
- a CDS encoding Glu/Leu/Phe/Val dehydrogenase — protein MPINTVEMIGNSLDILSDETEFLNDIQDQDREKVFRALKSILSTPNHIAKSFLRVTLENEEVVRIPAFRVQHNNILGPYKGGIRFHESVHEDEVVNLATLMTLKNALHEVPFGGGKGGVVIDPRKYHPRELNLISRKYVQYFSDIIGPDKDIPAPDVGTSEREMDWMMGEYKSIHPGGSYRGSFTGKSVVNGGSLGRKEATGKGVYYSFRYLLHDFLEEKEAWLTERENTAAKNLLLHKDKRLRAAIQGFGNVGSVAALEAHQCKLLNNKVISVSDHNVALFNNDGLDIPTLIKYTTKNQGDLPKTTAELESAGINANILSRDELLTLDVDVLFLAALADQIHEGNMEQIQAKIIVEAANAPINNAADGYLNNKGVIIIPDILANAGGAIVSYFEWLQGRETQFYSEKEVYTKLYEKMTVTFQVVYPNYFSDQFTLRQHCYRHAVMKLSTILYRQGKLY, from the coding sequence ATGCCAATTAATACAGTTGAAATGATTGGGAACTCTTTGGATATCTTGTCTGATGAAACCGAGTTTCTAAATGATATTCAAGATCAGGACAGGGAAAAGGTTTTCCGAGCGCTAAAATCAATTTTATCGACTCCGAACCATATTGCAAAATCCTTTCTTCGGGTTACACTTGAAAATGAAGAGGTAGTTCGAATCCCTGCTTTTCGGGTACAGCATAATAATATTCTCGGACCATATAAAGGCGGAATTCGATTTCATGAATCGGTTCATGAGGATGAAGTGGTTAATCTTGCTACTTTAATGACACTCAAGAATGCGCTGCATGAAGTGCCTTTTGGTGGAGGAAAAGGTGGTGTCGTAATTGATCCTAGAAAATACCATCCAAGAGAGCTAAATCTAATATCACGAAAATACGTTCAGTATTTCAGCGATATTATAGGACCAGACAAAGACATACCGGCACCGGACGTAGGGACAAGTGAACGTGAAATGGATTGGATGATGGGAGAATACAAAAGTATCCATCCTGGAGGAAGCTATCGTGGCAGTTTTACGGGGAAAAGTGTTGTCAATGGTGGATCGTTAGGACGCAAAGAGGCAACAGGAAAAGGTGTCTACTACTCATTCCGTTATTTATTGCATGATTTCTTAGAAGAAAAGGAGGCATGGCTGACAGAACGGGAAAACACAGCTGCTAAGAATCTACTGCTTCATAAAGATAAACGATTGCGAGCAGCAATCCAAGGTTTTGGTAATGTAGGATCTGTTGCAGCACTGGAAGCCCATCAATGCAAATTATTGAATAATAAAGTCATATCTGTAAGCGATCACAATGTGGCACTCTTCAATAATGATGGTCTTGATATTCCAACACTTATTAAATACACGACGAAGAACCAAGGAGACTTGCCGAAAACAACTGCTGAATTAGAATCAGCAGGCATAAATGCTAATATTCTTTCCCGTGATGAATTATTAACACTAGACGTAGATGTGCTTTTTCTGGCGGCTTTAGCAGACCAGATTCACGAAGGAAATATGGAGCAGATACAAGCTAAAATAATCGTTGAGGCCGCAAATGCACCAATCAACAATGCAGCAGACGGCTATCTGAACAACAAGGGAGTTATTATTATACCAGATATTTTAGCAAATGCAGGCGGGGCCATTGTATCCTATTTTGAATGGCTGCAAGGCCGAGAAACCCAATTTTATTCGGAGAAAGAGGTTTACACTAAGTTATATGAAAAAATGACAGTGACCTTTCAAGTCGTTTATCCGAACTATTTTTCGGATCAGTTTACTTTAAGGCAACATTGCTATCGTCATGCTGTGATGAAATTATCGACGATACTGTATAGGCAGGGCAAGCTTTATTGA